Proteins encoded together in one Bacteroides ovatus window:
- the tnpC gene encoding IS66 family transposase, whose amino-acid sequence MKKDEIIELLKEQIKGLRDDNNRLLDQIDALIKEVSSLKEALLQKGESLSKQQRLTKGLAKLVSNTSEQQQAPQSAIFEEERQKIEAEKADKRKARKNNGAKRDMHYEMEEEEHVVYPDDPDFDINKARLFTTVPRICVRYECVPMRFIKHVYKIHTYTQEGRLFEGKTPASAFLNSSYDGSFIAGLMELRYIQSLPVERIINYFESHGFTLKKPTAHKLIEKASNLFENLYKCIRQTALSDPYKAADETYYKILVPEKNSKGKGVRKGYLWVVVGINTRMIYLLYDDGSRSERVILNELGSCKGIIQSDGYSPYRKLESDAYPNITRIPCLQHIKRKFIDCGEKEPDAKRIVELINALYQNEHKHKVGVEGWTVEQNLMHRKKYAPDILGEIKDVLDEIEERGDLLPKSELQEAITYLRNEWNAVVDIFNYGDTYLDNNMVERMNRYISLSRKNSLFFGSHKGAERGAILYTIALTCRMHKVNLFEYLTDVINRTAEWQPNTPIEKYRELLPDRWEKAND is encoded by the coding sequence ATGAAAAAGGATGAGATCATAGAGTTATTGAAGGAACAAATCAAGGGATTACGAGATGACAACAACAGACTCTTGGACCAAATAGATGCTTTGATAAAGGAGGTTTCTTCCCTTAAAGAGGCACTCCTTCAAAAAGGCGAATCTCTTAGCAAGCAACAGCGCCTTACTAAGGGACTCGCCAAACTTGTATCCAACACATCCGAACAGCAACAGGCTCCCCAATCTGCCATATTCGAAGAAGAGCGGCAGAAGATAGAAGCGGAAAAAGCAGATAAGCGTAAAGCAAGAAAGAACAATGGGGCCAAACGTGACATGCATTATGAGATGGAGGAAGAAGAACATGTCGTTTATCCCGATGATCCCGATTTTGACATCAATAAGGCCCGGTTGTTTACCACTGTTCCCAGAATATGCGTCCGCTATGAATGTGTACCCATGCGCTTCATCAAGCATGTCTACAAGATACACACCTATACGCAAGAAGGTCGCCTGTTTGAGGGAAAAACACCGGCTTCGGCCTTCTTGAATTCCAGCTATGACGGTTCATTTATTGCCGGATTGATGGAATTACGTTATATACAATCGCTACCTGTTGAAAGAATCATCAACTACTTCGAGAGTCATGGCTTTACGCTGAAGAAACCTACGGCTCATAAGTTGATAGAGAAAGCCTCAAACCTCTTCGAAAATCTTTATAAGTGCATCCGGCAGACAGCTTTGAGTGATCCTTATAAGGCAGCCGATGAAACCTATTACAAAATACTCGTCCCAGAAAAGAACAGCAAGGGAAAAGGAGTCAGGAAGGGATACCTTTGGGTGGTTGTCGGCATAAACACCAGGATGATATACTTGCTCTATGATGACGGCTCCCGGTCTGAAAGAGTTATTCTTAACGAATTAGGCAGTTGCAAAGGTATCATACAAAGCGATGGTTACTCACCTTACCGGAAGCTCGAAAGCGATGCTTATCCCAATATCACACGCATCCCGTGCTTGCAACATATAAAACGGAAATTTATAGATTGCGGTGAGAAGGAGCCGGATGCAAAAAGAATCGTGGAGCTGATAAACGCACTTTATCAAAACGAGCATAAGCATAAAGTTGGGGTTGAGGGATGGACGGTAGAACAGAATCTTATGCATCGAAAAAAGTATGCGCCGGACATACTCGGAGAAATAAAAGATGTGCTTGATGAAATAGAAGAACGGGGGGATTTATTACCTAAGAGCGAACTGCAGGAAGCCATTACCTATCTTCGCAATGAGTGGAATGCAGTGGTGGACATCTTTAATTATGGTGACACTTATCTGGACAACAATATGGTTGAACGGATGAACCGGTACATATCCTTATCTAGAAAAAACTCATTGTTCTTCGGCAGCCATAAGGGGGCCGAACGAGGCGCCATACTCTATACGATAGCACTCACTTGTAGGATGCATAAAGTGAATCTATTTGAGTATCTCACGGATGTGATAAACAGAACAGCCGAATGGCAACCGAACACACCAATTGAAAAATACAGGGAACTGCTTCCTGACAGATGGGAAAAGGCTAATGACTAA
- a CDS encoding ATP-binding protein: MKIDNLEDIKNLIVQTENEQLEFKETTGQLERGMETLCAFLNGEGGTVLFGVTDKGKIIGQEVADVTKRCIAEAINRLEPTATVQVSYIPVSDSNKKIIALYVDDSRLNRPFCYKGRPYYRVESVTSIMPQAVYNRLLMLRDEAKYRWELFENTKLSIQDMDENEILKTVRLGIECGRLPENTGNNVAVILERFGLLANGVLNNAAAILFANRELIEYPQCLLRLARFKGTDKMIFMDNQRVQGNLFKLLDAAMAFIFKHLSLSGTTEGLEREEHLTIPYKAIREGVVNSLCHRQLRTPGGSVGIAIYDDRVEIENPGTFPRDWDMEKMKSEHCSEPQNPLIANVLYRRKLLESWGRGISLMTKECQKANLPEPEFELSNGFVKLIFRYGEDNRISTVQVPHKYHISTIQVQTLLNVIEYSTYSVKEMMELLGLKNRSYFSKEYLRPAIEIGVLEPIFPEQLRSPKQKYRLTEKGKSLIKKG; this comes from the coding sequence ATGAAAATAGATAATCTTGAAGATATAAAAAACCTGATTGTTCAGACTGAAAATGAACAACTGGAATTTAAAGAAACCACCGGACAGTTGGAGCGAGGAATGGAAACACTTTGCGCTTTCCTTAATGGAGAAGGTGGAACGGTTTTATTCGGTGTTACTGACAAAGGGAAAATAATCGGACAAGAAGTTGCTGATGTAACTAAAAGGTGTATTGCGGAAGCTATTAACAGATTGGAACCAACAGCCACAGTGCAAGTTTCTTATATACCTGTTTCAGATAGCAATAAAAAGATAATAGCCCTTTATGTCGATGATTCAAGGTTAAATCGTCCGTTTTGCTATAAAGGTCGTCCTTATTATCGTGTAGAAAGCGTGACGTCAATTATGCCGCAAGCGGTGTACAACCGATTGCTGATGCTTCGTGACGAAGCGAAATACCGTTGGGAATTGTTTGAAAACACCAAACTCTCTATACAGGATATGGATGAGAATGAGATTTTAAAAACGGTGAGGCTTGGAATAGAATGTGGTCGTCTACCAGAGAACACGGGGAACAATGTTGCCGTTATTTTAGAGAGATTCGGGTTGCTGGCAAATGGTGTATTAAACAATGCCGCAGCCATACTGTTTGCTAATCGGGAACTGATAGAATATCCACAATGCCTCTTGAGATTGGCACGTTTCAAAGGAACGGATAAAATGATCTTTATGGATAATCAGCGCGTGCAAGGTAATCTGTTCAAATTGCTTGATGCAGCAATGGCCTTTATATTTAAGCATCTTTCTCTGTCGGGTACAACCGAAGGGTTGGAACGAGAAGAGCATTTGACGATTCCTTATAAAGCTATACGGGAAGGGGTTGTCAATTCGCTTTGTCATAGACAACTTCGAACTCCTGGCGGCTCTGTAGGAATAGCTATCTATGATGATCGTGTGGAAATCGAAAATCCGGGTACATTCCCTCGTGATTGGGATATGGAAAAGATGAAATCCGAACATTGTTCAGAACCACAGAATCCTTTAATTGCCAATGTGCTTTACAGACGTAAATTATTAGAGAGTTGGGGGCGTGGTATAAGTTTAATGACGAAAGAATGTCAAAAAGCAAACTTGCCAGAACCGGAATTTGAGTTATCTAATGGTTTTGTGAAACTTATTTTCCGATATGGGGAGGATAACCGCATAAGTACCGTACAAGTACCACATAAGTACCACATAAGTACCATACAAGTTCAGACTCTATTAAATGTTATTGAGTATAGCACATATTCCGTTAAGGAAATGATGGAACTTTTAGGCTTGAAAAATCGTAGTTACTTTTCAAAAGAATACTTAAGACCCGCTATTGAAATAGGAGTGCTAGAACCTATTTTCCCGGAGCAACTGAGAAGTCCAAAGCAGAAGTATCGCCTGACTGAAAAAGGAAAGTCTTTAATAAAGAAAGGATAA
- a CDS encoding WbqC family protein codes for MKEMNIAYLSSAYLAPVEYYTKLLAYDKVFVEQYDHYIKQTYRNRCTIAGPSGELALSIPTVKPDTLKCPMKDIRISDHGNWRHLHWNAIESAYNNTPFFEYYKDDFRPFYEKKYEFLIDFNEELCRMVCELIDIHPTIERTSEYKMEFAPGESDFREVIHPKKDFREVDTEFVPQPYYQVFESKLGFLPNLSIIDLLFNMGPESLLVLGKQ; via the coding sequence ATGAAAGAAATGAACATCGCTTATTTATCTTCAGCCTATCTCGCTCCCGTTGAATATTATACCAAACTACTGGCTTATGACAAGGTATTTGTAGAACAATACGACCACTATATAAAACAAACCTACCGCAACCGGTGCACCATTGCCGGCCCATCGGGTGAGTTAGCCCTTTCTATCCCAACCGTAAAACCCGACACATTGAAGTGTCCGATGAAAGATATCCGCATCTCCGACCACGGCAACTGGAGACATCTACATTGGAACGCCATCGAATCGGCCTACAACAATACTCCTTTCTTTGAGTACTACAAGGACGACTTCCGCCCCTTCTATGAAAAGAAATACGAGTTTTTAATCGATTTCAACGAAGAACTCTGCCGGATGGTCTGTGAGTTGATTGATATTCACCCCACCATTGAGCGCACTTCCGAATATAAGATGGAGTTTGCTCCCGGAGAATCCGATTTTCGGGAAGTAATTCATCCGAAAAAGGATTTCAGGGAAGTAGATACAGAATTTGTCCCACAACCTTACTATCAGGTTTTTGAGTCCAAACTGGGTTTCCTGCCTAATTTGAGTATCATAGACCTGTTGTTCAATATGGGACCGGAAAGTCTGTTGGTACTGGGCAAACAATGA
- the lepB gene encoding signal peptidase I — translation MNIRKFKWILAFAGAVVVVLLLRGFAFTSCLIPSTGMENSIFQGERILVNKWSYGLRVPFMSLFSYHRWCESPVRRQEIVVFNNPAGIRQPVIDRREIYISRCLGVPGDTLLVDSLFSVISPEAQFNPDKKRLYSYPASKENLITSLMHTLSITNDGLMGSNDSTHVRSFSRYEYYLLEQAMNGKESFVQPLSNKEDAEPNPLIVPGKGKFIRVYLWNMTLLRNTLVMHEGKQAEIKNDTLYVDGKPTQHCYFTKDYYWMGSNNTVNFSDSRLFGFVPQDHIIGKASIIWFSKEKETGLFDGYRWRRFFRTVK, via the coding sequence ATGAACATTCGTAAATTCAAATGGATACTAGCATTTGCCGGAGCAGTAGTCGTAGTGCTTCTGCTCCGGGGATTTGCTTTCACGTCCTGCCTTATCCCTTCCACCGGCATGGAGAATTCCATTTTTCAGGGTGAACGTATCCTCGTCAACAAATGGAGTTACGGGCTGCGGGTTCCTTTCATGTCGCTTTTCTCTTATCATCGCTGGTGTGAGAGTCCTGTACGTCGGCAAGAAATCGTAGTGTTCAATAATCCTGCCGGAATCCGGCAACCTGTCATCGACCGCCGGGAAATCTATATCAGCCGTTGTCTCGGAGTTCCGGGAGATACGTTGTTGGTCGATTCTCTTTTCTCCGTTATTTCTCCGGAGGCACAGTTTAATCCGGATAAGAAAAGACTTTATTCGTACCCCGCTTCAAAAGAAAATCTGATTACGTCACTCATGCATACTCTTTCCATCACCAACGACGGATTGATGGGAAGTAATGACAGCACCCATGTGCGCAGTTTCAGCCGTTACGAATATTATCTGTTGGAACAGGCCATGAATGGGAAAGAGAGCTTCGTTCAACCTTTGTCAAACAAAGAAGATGCCGAACCAAATCCGCTGATTGTCCCCGGAAAAGGGAAATTTATCCGGGTCTATCTCTGGAACATGACCTTGCTGCGGAATACCCTCGTGATGCACGAAGGCAAACAGGCAGAAATAAAGAACGACACTCTATACGTGGACGGAAAACCCACACAACACTGTTATTTCACCAAAGATTACTATTGGATGGGGTCTAACAATACCGTCAACTTCTCCGATTCACGGCTCTTCGGATTTGTCCCGCAAGACCATATCATCGGAAAAGCCTCCATTATTTGGTTCTCCAAAGAAAAAGAAACAGGGTTGTTTGACGGATATCGATGGAGGCGTTTCTTCAGAACAGTGAAATGA
- the lepB gene encoding signal peptidase I — translation MRQATRAQWIKCATAILLYLIFLIWVRSWWGLIVVPFIFDIYITKKIPWSFWKKSKNPAVRSIMSWVDAIVFALVAVYFVNIYIFQNYQIPSSSLEKSLLVGDFLYVSKMSYGPRVPNTPLSMPLAQHTLPVFNTKSYIKWPQWKYKRVPGFGKVKLNDIVVFNFPAGDTVAVNYQQTTDFYTLAYGEGQRIYSKQIEMDSLTRAQQRAIYDLYYAAGRKQIMNNPRTYGEVLWRPVDRRENYVKRCVGLPGDTLQIVDGQVMIDGKAIENPENLQFNYFVQTTGPYIPEDMLRELGISKDDTMLIEDSGWESGLLEMGLDSRNAQGKLNPVYHFPLTKKMYETLLGNKKLISKIVMEPEDYAGQMYPLNLYTKWNRNNYGPIWIPAKGATITLTEDNLPIYERCIVAYEGNKLEVKPDGIYINGEKTNEYTFKMDYYWMMGDNRHNSADSRYWGFVPEDHVVGKPIVVWLSLDKDRGWFDGKIRWNRLFKWVD, via the coding sequence ATGAGACAAGCCACACGCGCACAATGGATCAAATGTGCCACTGCTATTCTACTTTACCTCATCTTCCTTATCTGGGTACGGAGTTGGTGGGGATTGATTGTTGTTCCTTTCATTTTCGATATTTATATCACAAAGAAAATTCCCTGGTCTTTTTGGAAGAAGTCGAAGAATCCGGCTGTCCGCAGTATCATGAGCTGGGTAGACGCCATCGTGTTTGCGTTGGTTGCTGTCTACTTCGTCAATATCTACATCTTCCAGAATTATCAGATTCCTTCTTCTTCATTGGAAAAATCATTGCTGGTGGGCGACTTCCTGTATGTGAGCAAGATGAGTTACGGTCCCCGCGTACCGAACACTCCCCTTTCCATGCCGTTGGCGCAGCATACACTGCCTGTCTTCAATACTAAATCATATATCAAGTGGCCACAATGGAAGTACAAACGGGTACCAGGCTTCGGCAAAGTGAAACTGAATGACATTGTTGTCTTCAACTTCCCCGCAGGAGATACGGTAGCAGTGAACTACCAACAGACAACGGACTTCTATACGCTGGCTTACGGCGAAGGACAACGTATCTATTCCAAACAGATTGAAATGGATAGTCTGACACGCGCTCAGCAACGTGCCATCTATGATTTGTACTATGCTGCCGGACGTAAACAGATAATGAACAACCCGCGTACTTACGGAGAAGTCCTCTGGCGTCCGGTAGACCGTCGCGAGAATTATGTGAAGCGTTGTGTCGGCCTGCCCGGTGACACCCTTCAGATTGTAGACGGACAGGTGATGATTGACGGTAAAGCGATTGAGAACCCCGAAAACCTGCAATTCAACTATTTCGTACAAACCACTGGTCCGTACATTCCCGAAGATATGCTTCGTGAACTGGGTATCAGCAAGGACGACACCATGCTGATAGAAGACTCCGGCTGGGAAAGCGGACTGCTGGAAATGGGACTGGACAGCCGGAATGCACAGGGCAAACTGAATCCGGTATATCATTTCCCGCTAACCAAGAAGATGTATGAAACGCTTTTGGGCAACAAAAAGCTAATCAGCAAAATAGTAATGGAACCCGAAGATTATGCCGGACAGATGTATCCGCTCAATCTTTATACCAAATGGAACCGCAACAATTACGGTCCGATCTGGATTCCTGCCAAAGGAGCTACCATTACCCTCACAGAAGACAACCTGCCTATCTATGAGCGTTGCATCGTAGCCTACGAAGGCAATAAGCTGGAAGTGAAACCGGACGGTATCTACATCAATGGTGAAAAGACCAACGAGTATACCTTCAAAATGGATTATTACTGGATGATGGGTGACAACCGTCACAACTCCGCCGACTCCCGTTATTGGGGTTTTGTACCCGAAGATCACGTAGTGGGCAAACCGATTGTTGTATGGCTATCGCTTGACAAAGACCGTGGATGGTTCGACGGCAAGATTCGCTGGAACCGCCTCTTCAAGTGGGTAGACTGA
- the dapB gene encoding 4-hydroxy-tetrahydrodipicolinate reductase translates to MKIALIGYGKMGKEIEKVARSRGHEIVCIIDINNQDDFESEAFKSADVAIEFTNPMVAYSNYMKAFKAGVKLVSGSTGWMTEHGEEIKKLCTEEGKTLFWSSNFSLGVSIFSALNKYLAKIMNQFPAYDVTMSETHHIHKLDAPSGTAITLAEGILEKIDRKDKWVKGTFLAPDGTISGTNDCAPNELPISSIREGEVFGLHTIRYESDVDTISITHDAKSRGGFVLGAVLAAEYTATHEGFLGMSDLFPFLND, encoded by the coding sequence ATGAAAATAGCACTGATCGGTTACGGAAAGATGGGCAAAGAGATAGAAAAGGTTGCCCGTAGTCGCGGACATGAAATCGTCTGCATCATTGACATCAATAATCAGGATGACTTCGAATCGGAAGCATTCAAATCGGCCGATGTGGCCATTGAGTTTACCAATCCGATGGTAGCTTACAGCAATTATATGAAAGCGTTCAAAGCCGGTGTGAAACTGGTATCGGGCAGTACCGGATGGATGACCGAGCACGGCGAAGAAATCAAGAAGCTCTGCACGGAAGAGGGCAAAACACTCTTCTGGTCGTCCAACTTCAGCCTGGGAGTCAGCATCTTCTCCGCTCTCAACAAGTATCTGGCTAAAATCATGAATCAGTTCCCTGCTTATGATGTCACCATGAGCGAGACACATCATATCCACAAGCTGGATGCCCCCAGCGGAACAGCCATTACACTGGCGGAAGGTATTCTGGAAAAGATAGACCGTAAAGACAAATGGGTGAAAGGAACTTTCCTTGCGCCGGACGGAACCATTAGCGGAACCAACGATTGTGCTCCTAACGAACTTCCTATCAGTTCCATCCGTGAGGGTGAAGTTTTCGGACTTCATACCATCCGTTATGAGTCCGATGTAGACACCATTTCTATCACCCACGATGCCAAGAGCCGCGGCGGGTTTGTATTGGGAGCCGTATTGGCAGCCGAATATACTGCCACACACGAAGGTTTTTTGGGTATGAGTGATTTATTCCCGTTCTTGAATGACTAA
- a CDS encoding DUF2851 family protein, producing MEHLLHYVWKHKLFPLKVLQTTNGLPVEVIDPGLQNPNAGPDFFNAKLKIDGALWVGNIEIHTHSSDWFRHGHHSDKAYDSVILHVVSEADTEITRTNGEQIPQLLLTCPENVRLHYHELCVADQYPACHPILASLPKLTIHSWLTALQTERLEQKARLITQRLALCNRNWEDAFFITLARNFGFGLNGDAFETWAGLLPFRALDKHRNDLFQIEAFFYGLAGLLEETFLKKEQEDEYSLRLCKEFRYLQRKFEIGQGMDATLWRFLRLRPENFPHIRLAQLAYLYQKGDKLFSRLLEAETLADVRTLLDARTSPYWENHYLFGRPSSQKEKTMGERSKDLIIINTVVPFLYTYGLHKTDERMCERAGRFLEELKAESNHIIRSWSDAGLPVVSAADSQALIQLQKEYCDKRKCLYCRFGYEYLKHT from the coding sequence ATGGAACATCTTCTCCACTACGTGTGGAAACATAAATTATTTCCCCTGAAAGTACTGCAAACCACCAACGGCTTACCGGTAGAAGTGATTGACCCCGGTCTGCAAAACCCCAACGCCGGTCCCGACTTTTTCAACGCGAAACTAAAGATTGACGGCGCCTTATGGGTGGGAAACATCGAAATACATACACATTCTTCCGACTGGTTTCGCCACGGACATCATTCTGACAAAGCATACGACTCTGTGATTCTCCATGTAGTGAGTGAAGCAGATACGGAAATAACCCGTACCAACGGTGAACAGATACCGCAACTGTTACTGACTTGCCCGGAAAATGTGCGATTGCATTACCATGAACTTTGTGTAGCCGATCAGTATCCGGCTTGCCATCCCATCCTTGCCTCTCTTCCCAAACTTACCATTCATTCCTGGCTGACCGCTTTGCAAACAGAACGTTTGGAGCAGAAAGCCCGATTAATCACACAGCGTCTCGCGCTTTGTAACCGTAATTGGGAAGATGCATTCTTTATCACCCTTGCCCGTAATTTCGGTTTTGGCTTGAATGGGGATGCTTTCGAAACGTGGGCGGGATTACTGCCGTTTCGTGCGCTGGATAAGCACCGGAATGATTTGTTTCAGATAGAGGCTTTTTTCTATGGTTTGGCGGGATTGTTGGAAGAAACGTTTCTGAAAAAGGAACAGGAAGACGAGTATAGTCTCCGTCTTTGCAAGGAGTTCCGTTATTTGCAGCGGAAGTTTGAAATCGGGCAGGGGATGGACGCTACGTTATGGCGTTTTCTACGGCTTCGTCCGGAAAACTTTCCGCATATTCGCTTGGCGCAATTAGCTTATCTCTATCAGAAAGGGGATAAGTTGTTTTCACGTTTGTTGGAAGCGGAAACTCTGGCGGATGTGAGAACCTTGCTGGATGCCCGTACGTCTCCCTATTGGGAAAATCATTATTTATTCGGGCGACCGTCTTCACAAAAGGAGAAGACGATGGGAGAGCGTTCCAAGGATTTGATTATCATTAATACAGTGGTTCCTTTTCTTTATACATACGGTCTGCATAAGACAGATGAACGAATGTGTGAACGTGCCGGACGTTTTCTGGAAGAATTGAAGGCGGAGAGTAATCATATTATCCGCTCGTGGAGCGATGCCGGGCTTCCGGTTGTCAGTGCGGCGGATAGTCAGGCATTGATACAGTTGCAAAAAGAGTATTGTGATAAGCGAAAGTGTCTGTACTGTCGCTTCGGTTATGAATATCTGAAACATACATAG
- a CDS encoding DUF1573 domain-containing protein, with the protein MNKSIFYILLLTALPLYFTGCRKEVRPTSMTIKDSVRHYYPIKQGQQLDIMFTITNTGDAPLIISEMQPSCGCIILDKSSHIIIPEDGIRQFKATYNSIKNVGEVVHRIRIFGNMLPNGKAELKFDVNVVPDADYTRDYEELYQDFNTKNGIVREMVDGKESELGYYVGEP; encoded by the coding sequence ATGAATAAATCTATATTCTATATTTTACTACTGACGGCACTTCCGCTCTACTTTACAGGGTGCAGAAAGGAAGTACGTCCCACCAGCATGACGATAAAAGATTCCGTCAGACACTATTACCCTATCAAGCAAGGTCAGCAACTCGATATCATGTTTACCATCACCAACACGGGAGACGCTCCGTTAATCATTTCAGAAATGCAACCTTCCTGTGGCTGTATCATTCTGGATAAAAGTTCGCATATCATCATTCCCGAAGACGGTATCAGGCAATTCAAAGCAACCTACAACAGCATCAAGAATGTAGGCGAAGTTGTTCACCGCATCCGGATTTTCGGCAATATGCTCCCAAATGGAAAAGCAGAACTAAAATTTGATGTTAACGTAGTCCCCGACGCAGATTATACACGTGATTATGAAGAACTCTATCAGGATTTCAACACTAAAAACGGCATTGTCAGGGAAATGGTAGACGGAAAAGAATCCGAACTAGGATATTATGTAGGAGAACCCTAA